In Ochrobactrum vermis, the following proteins share a genomic window:
- a CDS encoding Re/Si-specific NAD(P)(+) transhydrogenase subunit alpha, which translates to MAQTLFIPKESDPNETRVAASAETVKKFIALGFDVVVEKGAGEKSRIPDAEFTAAGARIGTAADAKTADVVLKVRRPTDTELKGYKSGAALFAMLDPYGHEDAVAALAKAGISAFTMEFMPRITRAQVMDVLSSQANLAGYQAVIDAAEVYDRAMPMMMTAAGTVPAAKVFVMGAGVAGLQAIATARRLGAVVTATDVRPAAKEQVASLGAKFIAVEDDEFKAAETSGGYAKEMSKEYQAKQAALVADHIAKQDIVITTALIPGRPAPRLVSKEMVASMRPGSVLIDLAVERGGNVEGAVAGKIAEVNGVRIVGHLNVSGRIAASASQLYARNLIAFLETLVDKETKLLKIDPEEELVKATLLTHQGKILHPAFAKADAAPAAVAEKPAAKPKAAPKPKVAKAEAVGDAAKPAAPKAAKKTPAKAPKAAAKSSSSPKSPVDGGEA; encoded by the coding sequence TTGGCCCAGACGTTATTTATCCCGAAAGAGAGTGATCCCAACGAGACACGCGTTGCGGCATCGGCGGAGACGGTGAAGAAATTCATTGCGCTCGGCTTCGATGTCGTCGTGGAAAAAGGCGCCGGTGAGAAATCGCGCATCCCCGATGCCGAATTCACAGCAGCCGGCGCCCGCATCGGCACGGCGGCGGATGCCAAAACGGCAGACGTTGTTCTCAAAGTGCGCCGTCCTACGGATACGGAACTCAAAGGGTATAAATCGGGCGCGGCACTTTTTGCCATGCTGGATCCCTACGGACATGAAGACGCCGTGGCGGCGCTCGCCAAGGCCGGGATTTCCGCTTTCACCATGGAATTCATGCCGCGCATCACCCGTGCGCAGGTGATGGACGTGCTGTCGTCGCAGGCAAACCTTGCCGGTTATCAGGCGGTGATCGATGCGGCGGAAGTCTATGACCGCGCCATGCCGATGATGATGACGGCAGCCGGTACGGTTCCTGCCGCCAAGGTTTTCGTGATGGGGGCAGGCGTTGCCGGTCTTCAGGCCATCGCAACGGCGCGCCGTCTTGGCGCTGTGGTGACGGCAACCGACGTTCGCCCTGCCGCCAAGGAACAGGTCGCTTCGCTCGGTGCGAAATTCATCGCGGTCGAGGATGACGAATTCAAGGCTGCCGAAACCTCTGGCGGTTACGCCAAGGAAATGTCGAAGGAATATCAGGCGAAGCAGGCCGCACTCGTTGCCGACCATATCGCCAAGCAGGATATCGTCATTACTACGGCGCTCATTCCGGGCCGTCCGGCCCCGCGTCTGGTGTCCAAGGAAATGGTCGCTTCCATGCGTCCGGGTTCCGTGCTGATCGATCTTGCGGTTGAGCGCGGCGGCAATGTTGAAGGCGCTGTCGCCGGTAAGATTGCCGAAGTCAATGGCGTCAGGATTGTTGGTCATCTCAACGTTTCGGGCCGTATTGCCGCGAGTGCGTCGCAGCTTTATGCGCGCAACCTGATCGCTTTCCTTGAAACGCTGGTCGACAAGGAAACCAAGCTTCTCAAGATCGATCCGGAAGAAGAGCTGGTCAAGGCGACGCTGCTGACCCACCAGGGCAAGATTTTGCATCCGGCCTTTGCCAAGGCCGATGCCGCGCCTGCTGCTGTCGCTGAAAAACCGGCTGCAAAGCCGAAAGCTGCGCCCAAACCGAAAGTCGCAAAGGCAGAAGCCGTTGGCGATGCAGCGAAACCTGCTGCACCGAAAGCGGCGAAAAAAACGCCTGCAAAAGCACCGAAGGCTGCCGCAAAGTCTTCGTCTTCCCCCAAGTCTCCGGTTGATGGAGGAGAGGCATAA
- a CDS encoding aa3-type cytochrome c oxidase subunit IV, giving the protein MAEHHTTAPAELGASMDYAEHEKTYAGFAGLVKWATVALVALMIAMAFGFFAGGFFSATVLFILVCVAAWFIL; this is encoded by the coding sequence ATGGCAGAACATCATACGACCGCTCCGGCTGAACTTGGCGCATCGATGGACTATGCTGAGCATGAGAAAACTTATGCCGGTTTTGCGGGCCTGGTTAAATGGGCCACGGTGGCGCTCGTTGCCCTTATGATTGCCATGGCGTTCGGCTTTTTTGCTGGTGGTTTCTTCTCTGCGACCGTTCTTTTCATTCTCGTCTGTGTCGCTGCCTGGTTCATCCTCTAG
- a CDS encoding N-acyl amino acid synthase FeeM domain-containing protein yields MTNTAVTGEKPPLSNFARQLLQFLDRVEYRRVVHAEDLEEIGRLRYRSYRTRNVMHEAEVPSIVDDIDRDSHAFVYGVHVDGQLVSTLRIHHITPDHRRGTSYALFPDILDPLLNSGMHFVDPTRFAADPELLSEYPAIPYVTLRIAAMASEFFAADQCLASVKPEHMAFYKRIFGTSVMADAREHEGYGIRVGLGAAPIRNIRDAVAVRFPFFKSQPHERRAMFADMRGSSVPLTILPTAKYTGLGV; encoded by the coding sequence ATGACGAATACAGCTGTTACAGGCGAAAAACCGCCATTGTCCAATTTCGCGCGACAGCTGTTGCAATTTCTCGATCGGGTTGAATACCGCCGTGTTGTCCATGCGGAGGATCTGGAGGAAATTGGTCGTCTGCGCTACCGTTCCTATCGCACCCGCAATGTGATGCACGAGGCGGAAGTGCCGTCCATCGTTGATGATATCGATCGCGACAGCCATGCCTTTGTCTATGGCGTGCATGTGGATGGGCAACTGGTCAGCACGCTGCGCATCCATCACATTACGCCCGATCATCGTCGCGGCACGAGCTATGCGCTGTTTCCCGATATTCTCGATCCGCTGCTCAATAGCGGTATGCATTTTGTCGATCCGACCCGCTTTGCCGCCGATCCGGAGCTTTTGAGCGAATATCCGGCCATCCCCTATGTCACGCTGCGCATTGCGGCGATGGCATCCGAATTTTTTGCGGCAGATCAATGCCTTGCCTCGGTGAAGCCGGAGCATATGGCGTTTTACAAGCGTATTTTCGGCACGTCTGTCATGGCCGATGCGCGCGAGCATGAAGGCTATGGCATTAGGGTCGGGCTCGGCGCTGCTCCCATCCGCAATATCCGCGATGCGGTGGCCGTGCGCTTTCCGTTTTTCAAGTCGCAGCCGCATGAACGGCGCGCCATGTTTGCCGACATGCGCGGCAGTTCTGTGCCGCTGACAATTCTGCCAACGGCCAAGTATACCGGTCTCGGCGTGTAA
- a CDS encoding serine hydrolase domain-containing protein, whose amino-acid sequence MKRIFHYGIYALIGIVILAGVGAAVFWKKIHETWAVYQYAQVFKPARIFENFRTLYTIYPSVRVPHEGEVSQLAKAERPLPETFVYKGETRKISDWLERGGTTGFIVLKDGVIVHEEYDHGNTEASKAIAFSLSKSFVSFLIGNAVHDGLIDINQPVERYAPILAEGGYKGVTVKNVMQMASGIGLSESYGDLNSDIVRYAAELLTGSIAKFTAHLKNERPQGTDSHYVSADTQVLGLVLEGATGIPLQNYFEDRLWSKLGAEADAYWLVDPTGEVAAAAGLNAVLRDYARFGLLYLNEGRNFKGEQLVPAQWVHDSVTPDAPYLMPGRKDAFGKIPFGYGYQWWTPVDWQGDYSAVGIYGQFIYVNPAKRVVIAKTSAQSSFNIDGQEMKDESMYAFQAIANAL is encoded by the coding sequence ATGAAAAGAATTTTTCATTATGGTATTTATGCTTTAATTGGGATCGTCATTCTTGCGGGCGTTGGGGCTGCTGTGTTCTGGAAGAAGATTCATGAAACCTGGGCGGTTTATCAATATGCGCAGGTTTTCAAGCCTGCCCGCATCTTTGAAAACTTCCGTACTCTTTATACAATCTATCCTTCAGTGCGCGTTCCGCATGAAGGCGAGGTCAGCCAGCTTGCCAAAGCGGAGCGTCCTCTGCCGGAGACGTTTGTTTACAAGGGCGAGACCCGCAAGATTTCCGACTGGCTTGAGCGTGGCGGTACAACCGGCTTCATCGTTCTCAAGGACGGTGTTATCGTTCATGAGGAATATGATCACGGCAATACCGAGGCGTCGAAGGCGATTGCTTTTTCCCTGTCGAAATCCTTCGTCTCCTTTCTCATCGGCAATGCTGTCCATGACGGGTTGATCGATATCAACCAGCCGGTGGAGCGTTATGCGCCTATATTGGCCGAGGGCGGCTATAAGGGCGTTACGGTCAAGAATGTGATGCAGATGGCGTCCGGTATCGGTCTCAGCGAAAGTTACGGCGATCTCAATTCCGACATCGTGCGCTATGCGGCCGAGCTATTGACAGGCTCGATTGCCAAATTCACAGCGCATCTCAAGAATGAACGTCCGCAAGGCACAGATAGCCATTATGTGTCGGCGGATACTCAGGTGCTCGGCCTGGTTCTTGAGGGAGCAACCGGCATTCCGCTGCAGAACTATTTTGAAGATCGGCTGTGGTCGAAGCTTGGCGCCGAGGCGGATGCCTATTGGCTGGTCGATCCGACCGGAGAAGTCGCGGCTGCTGCGGGTCTGAACGCTGTGCTTCGCGACTATGCGCGTTTCGGCCTGCTCTATCTCAATGAGGGGCGCAACTTCAAGGGCGAGCAGCTTGTGCCGGCGCAATGGGTGCACGATTCTGTGACGCCGGATGCGCCCTATCTGATGCCCGGTCGCAAGGACGCGTTCGGCAAGATTCCGTTCGGCTACGGTTATCAGTGGTGGACGCCGGTTGACTGGCAAGGTGACTATAGTGCTGTCGGCATCTACGGACAGTTCATCTATGTCAATCCTGCCAAGCGTGTTGTCATCGCCAAGACTTCGGCGCAGTCCAGTTTCAATATCGACGGACAGGAGATGAAAGACGAGTCGATGTATGCATTTCAAGCTATCGCCAATGCGCTTTGA
- a CDS encoding putative bifunctional diguanylate cyclase/phosphodiesterase encodes MWQSRKPEIPADVRLSFLRALYGNRTTLWFGLLAHVVACVVIYVKTDDWRYLVFAGVFTVVAVGRIFDMHKFDQAKLQSLSHADLDRWETRYLFGASAVCLTLGMLCFFSSYVLRDSFAELASLTVLLASVVSIVGRNYASSKAVVLMSACTLIPVLAGLILAGTPFHVIIGLLLIPYFLSNIQMANGLREFLFAAVMGKRRLSIVAGRFDAALNNMPQGLLMFDSQQRIAVINNKAKAMLQIAEHTKLHGRKLDVLLRYCAKKGLFPQKDLKSVYVRMQDLLLGKRTRDIFQLSNQRYIECIGNQTLNEGAVLMFEDVTQRVEAEARIQHMARYDGLTGLPNRNYFETLVRAMRSHQQTGTRAALIVIDINHFKHVNDTLGHHTGDVLLRLFAERLNSLDPQRFIASRFGGDEFVVFVFNLRNETEAAGVMDHIMAVVSGVYDLDGDQVHIDISAGIAMEDVERCDVGSMHINADLALYEAKSREDKPWSIFVDAMDTKYRGRQKLKADLRLAIDHGEIKVVYQPIVSAQSLRVVACEALARWEHPELGFVPPAEFIPLAEEMGIITDITRFMLAQACADCLSWGDRIGVSVNLSAIDLKSSDIARDIANALQKSGLPAHRLEVEVTESAIISDRNKTSMVLQRLKNAGINIALDDFGTGYSSLSYLNTLPLTKVKVDRSFVRDITSDRRSLMLLRGVTQLSHELGLGVTVEGVETEEQLALIRVAAGADLVQGYLLGMPVPVEAISAMTTKAAARRDGGRTVA; translated from the coding sequence ATGTGGCAAAGCCGTAAACCTGAGATACCTGCAGATGTGCGGCTATCTTTTCTCAGAGCGCTCTACGGCAATCGTACGACGCTTTGGTTCGGCTTGCTCGCGCACGTTGTAGCCTGCGTCGTCATCTATGTGAAAACCGACGACTGGCGCTATCTGGTCTTTGCCGGTGTGTTCACCGTTGTAGCGGTAGGCCGCATCTTCGACATGCACAAGTTCGACCAGGCAAAACTGCAGTCGCTTTCCCATGCCGATCTCGACCGGTGGGAAACGCGTTATCTGTTTGGCGCATCCGCCGTCTGCCTGACGCTTGGCATGCTGTGCTTTTTCTCAAGCTATGTGTTGCGGGATTCTTTCGCCGAACTTGCCAGTTTGACCGTGCTGCTCGCTTCGGTCGTTTCCATCGTCGGCCGTAATTATGCGTCCTCGAAAGCCGTCGTCCTGATGTCGGCCTGCACGCTCATTCCGGTTCTGGCCGGGCTCATTCTGGCAGGGACGCCGTTTCACGTCATCATTGGTCTTCTGCTGATCCCGTATTTCCTGTCCAATATCCAGATGGCCAACGGCCTGCGCGAGTTCCTCTTCGCTGCGGTCATGGGCAAGCGGCGCCTCTCCATCGTGGCCGGCCGTTTCGACGCGGCGCTCAACAACATGCCGCAGGGCCTGCTGATGTTCGACAGCCAGCAGCGTATCGCGGTTATCAACAACAAGGCCAAGGCGATGTTGCAGATCGCCGAACACACCAAGCTGCATGGCCGCAAGCTCGACGTTCTGCTGCGCTACTGCGCGAAGAAGGGACTGTTTCCGCAGAAAGACCTGAAGAGCGTGTATGTGCGCATGCAGGATCTTCTGCTCGGCAAACGCACCCGCGACATTTTCCAGCTTTCGAACCAGCGTTATATCGAATGTATCGGCAACCAGACCCTCAATGAGGGGGCGGTCCTGATGTTCGAGGATGTGACGCAGCGCGTGGAGGCGGAAGCGCGCATCCAGCATATGGCGCGTTACGACGGTCTGACCGGCCTGCCGAACCGTAATTATTTCGAGACCCTGGTGCGCGCCATGCGCTCCCACCAGCAAACGGGCACGCGGGCAGCCCTCATCGTCATCGACATCAATCATTTCAAGCATGTCAACGACACGCTGGGGCATCATACCGGCGACGTGCTGTTGCGCCTGTTTGCGGAGCGGCTCAATTCGCTCGATCCGCAGCGTTTTATCGCCTCGCGTTTCGGTGGCGACGAATTCGTGGTGTTCGTCTTCAACCTGCGCAACGAGACTGAAGCTGCAGGCGTGATGGATCACATCATGGCCGTTGTGTCCGGCGTTTATGATCTCGACGGCGATCAGGTTCACATTGATATCAGTGCAGGCATCGCGATGGAGGATGTCGAAAGATGCGATGTCGGCAGCATGCATATCAATGCCGATCTGGCGCTCTACGAGGCCAAAAGCAGGGAAGACAAACCCTGGTCGATCTTTGTCGATGCGATGGACACCAAATATCGCGGACGCCAGAAACTCAAAGCCGATCTGCGGCTTGCCATCGATCACGGCGAGATCAAGGTCGTCTATCAGCCCATCGTCAGCGCGCAGTCTCTGCGCGTTGTTGCATGTGAGGCGCTGGCGCGGTGGGAGCATCCGGAACTTGGCTTTGTGCCGCCAGCCGAATTCATTCCGCTTGCGGAAGAGATGGGCATCATTACCGACATTACCCGCTTCATGCTGGCCCAGGCCTGTGCCGACTGCCTGTCATGGGGGGACCGGATCGGGGTTTCCGTCAATCTGTCGGCCATCGATCTGAAAAGCAGCGACATCGCCCGCGACATTGCCAATGCCTTGCAGAAATCAGGGCTTCCGGCACACCGTCTTGAGGTGGAAGTGACGGAAAGCGCCATCATCTCGGACCGCAACAAGACGTCGATGGTTCTGCAGCGGCTCAAGAATGCCGGAATCAACATCGCGCTGGACGATTTCGGTACAGGCTATTCCAGCCTCAGCTATCTCAACACCTTGCCTTTGACCAAGGTGAAGGTCGACCGTTCCTTCGTGCGTGACATCACCAGCGACCGGCGGTCGCTGATGCTGCTTCGCGGTGTCACCCAGCTTTCGCACGAGCTTGGGCTGGGTGTGACGGTCGAGGGCGTCGAAACCGAGGAACAGCTTGCGCTGATCCGTGTAGCGGCAGGTGCTGACCTCGTTCAGGGCTATCTTCTGGGTATGCCGGTGCCAGTCGAAGCAATCAGCGCCATGACCACGAAAGCCGCAGCACGCCGCGACGGCGGGCGAACAGTGGCTTGA
- a CDS encoding SDR family NAD(P)-dependent oxidoreductase has protein sequence MTDDQLFAVRGKVIAVTGGSSGLGLRMVHVLAGHGARVISISRTHAGESICPSGGEVLEIMADVTHPDEIVRAFDEAEARFGPVTTLFNNAGVAHMARALDTTRDMLEHIFEVNVAGAFFVAQEAARRMIERGEGGSIVNTTSILGERPQKGAAAYSMSKACVTQMTRALALEWAAHDIRVNAISPGWFPTRINEEQLQGPAGGYFKGRNPMRRLGEPEDLDGVVLMLASDASRYMTGSIITVDGGHQL, from the coding sequence ATGACTGACGATCAGCTTTTCGCCGTCAGGGGCAAGGTCATTGCCGTGACGGGAGGTTCCTCGGGATTGGGCCTCAGAATGGTCCATGTGCTGGCGGGGCACGGGGCGCGGGTGATTTCGATCTCGCGCACCCATGCGGGTGAAAGCATTTGCCCATCGGGGGGCGAGGTTCTGGAAATCATGGCGGATGTAACCCATCCGGATGAAATTGTTCGTGCTTTCGATGAGGCGGAGGCGCGTTTCGGGCCGGTGACGACGCTCTTCAACAATGCCGGTGTCGCCCATATGGCACGCGCGCTCGACACGACGCGCGATATGCTTGAGCATATATTCGAGGTGAATGTTGCCGGTGCCTTTTTCGTGGCGCAGGAGGCAGCGCGCCGTATGATCGAGCGCGGCGAGGGCGGTTCCATCGTCAATACGACCAGCATTCTGGGCGAGCGCCCACAGAAAGGGGCTGCAGCCTATTCGATGTCCAAAGCCTGCGTTACCCAGATGACGCGGGCGCTGGCGCTGGAATGGGCTGCCCACGATATTCGCGTCAATGCAATTTCGCCGGGATGGTTTCCGACCCGAATCAACGAAGAGCAACTACAGGGGCCAGCGGGCGGCTACTTCAAAGGTCGAAACCCGATGCGGCGCCTTGGCGAGCCGGAGGATCTGGACGGGGTTGTGTTGATGCTGGCTTCTGATGCGAGCCGCTATATGACGGGTTCAATCATTACCGTTGATGGGGGACATCAACTCTGA
- a CDS encoding gamma-glutamyl-gamma-aminobutyrate hydrolase family protein: MPKTSRPLVAVPTDVKPFENYTWHAAPQQYLAAAIDVAEVTPLLVPSFGDKMDLDAILDAVDGVLITGSKSNVNPALYGVEPSAAFEPYDNARDATSLPLIRAAIEKGVPVLAICRGIQELNVALGGTLATEIQELEGRMDHRAPESESQAERFGIQHPIKLNPNSCLAEILKEESVHVNSVHRQAIDKLAPQLEVEAVAEDGTVEAVSVKNAKGFVVGVQWHPEYWAHSDAPSRKIFEAFGDAVRKHNLGE, encoded by the coding sequence ATGCCCAAAACTTCTCGCCCTCTCGTCGCCGTGCCGACCGATGTGAAGCCGTTTGAAAACTACACCTGGCATGCGGCGCCCCAGCAATATCTGGCAGCCGCCATCGATGTTGCGGAAGTAACCCCGCTGCTGGTGCCGAGCTTCGGCGACAAGATGGACCTCGACGCCATTCTGGATGCCGTCGACGGTGTTCTCATCACAGGTTCCAAATCGAACGTTAACCCGGCGCTCTACGGCGTCGAACCGAGCGCCGCGTTCGAACCCTACGACAATGCCCGCGATGCGACTTCGCTGCCGCTCATCCGCGCCGCCATTGAAAAGGGTGTTCCTGTACTGGCAATCTGTCGCGGCATACAGGAGCTCAACGTCGCGCTGGGCGGTACACTCGCCACGGAAATTCAGGAGCTCGAAGGCCGGATGGACCACCGCGCGCCTGAATCCGAAAGCCAGGCCGAACGCTTCGGCATCCAGCACCCGATCAAGCTCAACCCGAACTCATGCCTTGCAGAAATCCTCAAAGAGGAAAGCGTGCACGTGAATTCGGTCCACCGTCAGGCCATCGACAAACTTGCCCCGCAGCTTGAGGTCGAAGCCGTCGCCGAAGATGGCACGGTAGAAGCCGTATCGGTGAAGAATGCAAAGGGATTTGTCGTCGGCGTCCAATGGCACCCGGAATATTGGGCGCATTCCGATGCCCCGTCGCGCAAAATCTTCGAGGCGTTCGGCGATGCCGTGCGAAAGCACAATCTAGGGGAATGA
- a CDS encoding WD40 repeat domain-containing protein has protein sequence MPTVAPFDLDGHCLYARFVGGIPFFAMADGSIHQLNNANKTSAAHDGLLSATMSVDGKSLITGGEDGRVCRTDADGTVSELAKIPRKWITAVASGPGGTVGFASGRTAWVRTSDGKQQEFAQERSVEGLAFAPKGQRLAIARYNGATLIWTGTAAKPVELEWKGAHIGVIFSPDGRFLVTSMQENALHGWRLEDTKHMRMTGYPAKVKDWSWSAKAKWLATSGAPAAIVWPFAGKDGPMGKAPLELGLRGDSMVTSVACHPVEDIAAIGYNDGMILIVRFADSKEVLLRRPGKGAISSMGWDEQGHRLVFGSEAGDCGVVTIAD, from the coding sequence ATGCCTACAGTAGCTCCGTTCGACCTTGACGGTCATTGTCTTTATGCGCGCTTTGTCGGCGGCATTCCCTTCTTCGCAATGGCGGATGGCTCGATCCATCAGCTCAACAACGCAAACAAGACCTCGGCAGCCCATGACGGGCTGCTGAGCGCGACTATGTCCGTCGATGGAAAGTCGCTCATCACCGGCGGCGAGGATGGACGCGTCTGCCGCACGGATGCCGATGGAACGGTGAGCGAACTTGCGAAGATACCGCGTAAATGGATAACAGCCGTTGCAAGCGGCCCCGGCGGAACCGTCGGCTTTGCATCGGGACGCACCGCGTGGGTGCGCACCTCCGACGGCAAGCAGCAGGAATTCGCACAGGAACGCAGTGTCGAAGGCCTTGCCTTTGCGCCGAAAGGCCAGCGGCTGGCGATAGCCCGTTATAATGGTGCAACCCTGATCTGGACCGGAACGGCGGCAAAGCCTGTCGAACTGGAATGGAAGGGCGCGCATATCGGCGTGATCTTTTCGCCCGACGGTCGCTTCCTCGTCACCTCGATGCAGGAGAACGCCCTGCATGGCTGGCGTCTCGAAGACACCAAGCACATGCGCATGACGGGCTATCCGGCGAAGGTGAAAGACTGGTCGTGGAGCGCCAAGGCCAAGTGGCTTGCCACCTCGGGCGCGCCCGCGGCAATCGTCTGGCCCTTTGCAGGCAAGGATGGCCCGATGGGCAAGGCTCCTCTGGAGCTTGGCCTGCGTGGCGACAGCATGGTGACATCGGTTGCCTGCCATCCGGTCGAGGACATTGCAGCCATCGGCTATAATGACGGCATGATCCTGATTGTACGTTTTGCCGACAGCAAGGAAGTTCTGCTGCGCCGCCCTGGCAAGGGCGCAATCAGCAGCATGGGCTGGGATGAACAGGGCCACCGCCTCGTCTTCGGCTCGGAAGCCGGGGATTGCGGTGTGGTTACGATCGCTGATTAG
- a CDS encoding CobW family GTP-binding protein, with translation MSQAEAQTEAPSETTTTTDAGRIPVTVLTGYLGSGKTTLLNRILTENHGKRYAVIVNEFGEIGIDNDLIVESDEEIYEMNNGCICCTVRGDLIRVVEGLMRRPGRFDAIVVETTGLADPVPVAQTFFMDDDVRAKTGLDAVVALVDAKHLPLRLKDSREAEDQIAFADVVLINKTDLVTPQELATIEATVRAINPHAVIHRTERASIPLDRVLDRGAFDLKRVLDNDPHFLDHDHPDHVCGPDCDHDHDHDHHGHDHDHHDHHHDHDHVCGPDCDHDHHHDHASPIHDVTVKSVSLRAGEIDPAKFFPWIQNITQTQGPNILRLKGIIAFKDDPDRYVVQGVHMIIEGDHQRAWKEDEKRESRLVFIGRELDPADLKAGFENSQAK, from the coding sequence ATGAGCCAGGCTGAAGCCCAAACCGAAGCTCCGTCTGAAACCACGACGACCACTGACGCTGGCCGCATTCCCGTGACCGTTCTGACCGGTTATCTGGGTTCGGGTAAAACCACTCTTCTCAACCGCATCCTGACCGAAAATCACGGCAAGCGTTATGCCGTCATCGTCAACGAATTCGGCGAGATCGGTATCGACAACGACCTGATCGTCGAGTCGGACGAAGAAATCTATGAAATGAACAATGGCTGCATCTGCTGCACCGTGCGCGGCGACCTGATCCGCGTGGTGGAAGGACTGATGCGCCGTCCGGGCCGTTTCGACGCCATCGTCGTGGAAACGACCGGCCTTGCCGATCCGGTTCCGGTTGCGCAGACCTTCTTCATGGATGATGACGTGCGCGCCAAGACCGGTCTTGATGCCGTTGTCGCCCTTGTCGATGCCAAGCATTTGCCGTTGCGCCTGAAGGACAGCCGCGAAGCGGAAGACCAGATTGCCTTTGCCGACGTGGTGCTGATCAACAAGACCGATCTGGTGACGCCGCAGGAGCTGGCCACCATCGAGGCGACCGTGCGCGCCATCAACCCGCATGCCGTCATCCACCGCACCGAGCGCGCTTCCATTCCGCTCGACCGTGTGCTGGATCGCGGGGCCTTCGACCTGAAGCGCGTCCTGGATAACGATCCGCACTTCCTCGATCACGATCATCCCGATCACGTCTGCGGACCGGACTGCGATCATGATCATGATCATGATCACCATGGGCATGATCACGATCATCATGACCACCATCACGACCATGATCATGTCTGCGGTCCTGATTGCGACCATGATCATCACCACGATCATGCATCGCCGATCCATGATGTGACGGTGAAGTCGGTATCGCTGAGGGCCGGTGAAATCGACCCGGCGAAATTCTTCCCGTGGATCCAGAATATCACCCAGACGCAGGGACCGAATATTCTGCGCCTCAAGGGCATCATCGCTTTCAAGGACGATCCAGACCGCTATGTGGTGCAGGGCGTGCACATGATTATCGAAGGCGATCACCAGCGCGCCTGGAAGGAAGACGAAAAGCGTGAAAGCCGCCTCGTTTTCATCGGTCGTGAACTCGACCCTGCTGACCTGAAAGCCGGCTTCGAAAACAGCCAAGCCAAGTAA
- a CDS encoding creatininase family protein: MTDLRDQNSDMIVVLPLGAHEQHGPHLPFETDTIIAEGIVARVSDALPAELNVNFLPAQPVGYSIEHMDTEGTQSLAFAEAVNQWVGIGENLHAGGIRKLVMLNAHGGNSPLMTIVATELRTRLDMLAVATSWTRFGLPEGLITPEEKALDIHGGFIETSVMLALRPDLVDMSKARNFSNAQSRYAEEFKFLRAYGPHAFGWKMHDLNPDGVAGNAAAATAEAGENLIANAVAGFIDLLRDVDRFDLDRFKSQRLASQAG; this comes from the coding sequence ATGACCGATCTGCGCGATCAAAACAGCGACATGATTGTCGTTCTGCCTCTTGGCGCTCACGAACAGCATGGGCCTCATCTGCCGTTTGAAACAGATACGATCATCGCCGAAGGCATCGTCGCGCGTGTCAGCGATGCGCTGCCTGCCGAGCTTAACGTCAATTTCCTGCCTGCACAGCCGGTCGGCTATTCCATCGAGCACATGGATACGGAAGGAACCCAGAGCCTCGCCTTTGCCGAGGCCGTGAACCAGTGGGTCGGCATTGGTGAAAACCTTCATGCGGGCGGGATTCGCAAACTGGTCATGCTGAACGCGCACGGCGGAAATTCGCCGCTGATGACGATTGTCGCGACGGAACTGCGCACCCGGCTCGACATGCTTGCAGTCGCCACGAGCTGGACCCGCTTCGGCCTGCCGGAAGGCCTGATTACACCGGAGGAAAAAGCGCTCGACATTCATGGCGGCTTCATCGAGACATCGGTGATGTTGGCGCTGCGCCCCGATCTGGTGGACATGTCGAAGGCACGCAATTTCTCCAACGCCCAGTCACGCTATGCCGAGGAATTCAAATTCCTGCGCGCCTATGGCCCGCATGCCTTCGGCTGGAAGATGCACGATCTCAACCCGGATGGGGTTGCAGGAAACGCAGCCGCCGCAACGGCTGAAGCCGGAGAAAACCTGATCGCCAATGCGGTTGCAGGCTTTATCGATCTGCTGCGCGATGTCGACAGGTTCGATCTTGACCGCTTCAAATCGCAGCGCCTCGCGAGCCAGGCGGGCTAG